The sequence AATCGCCAGGACGGCGACCTTCAGCCCACGTCCGGTCAAAAGCGTTCCGAATGTTTCTATAAGTGTTGATTTTCCGACACCCGGTATACCCGATATTCCCATGCGCAGGGCTGTCCCGGAAAAGGGAAGCAGGGCTGATATCAATGCGTCGGCTTCCCTGCGGTGATGCGGGGCGCGGCTTTCGATCAGGGTTATGGCGCGTCCCATGATTCCCCTGTCCCCGGATCGTATGCCGGTGACATAGTCATCTGTGGTCAGGTGACCCGATGAGTTCAAGGTATAGCTCCTGTCGTGTGGTGGGCTTTGAGCGCTATCTCAGGGTTTCCTGTCGTATCCCCGTTGCGTGTTAAGCGCGTCCAGAATTGTGGATGCAGCCTTGCTGATCTGTGTTCCGGGGGGGAAGATGGCGGCTGCTCCGGCCTTGTACAGAGCGTCAAAGTCTTGTGGCGGTATAACGCCGCCGACAAGGATCAGGATATCCCCGCGACCGAGCTTCTCCAGTTCATGCTTCAGGGCGGGTACAAGCGTCAGGTGTCCAGCGGCAAGAGATGAGACGCCAATCATGTGGACATCGTTTTCCACGGCTTGCCGGGCGGTTTCTGAAGGCATCTGGAACAAGGGGCCAATATCGACATCAAACCCAAGGTCGGCAAAGGCCGTGGCAATAACCTTCTGCCCCCGGTCGTGACCATCCTGCCCCATTTTGGCAATCAGAATACGCGGTCGGCGGCCATCAAGGGCTGCAAAGTGTTCGACCTGTTGCTGGACCTGCTCAAAGACTGTGTCCATCCCGCTGATCTCCCGGGAATAGATGCCGGAAACAACGCGTGCGCTGCCCTGATAACGACCGTACACTTTTTCCAGAGCTGCGGATATCTCGCCCACGGTGGCTTTTGCGCGGACAGCCTCGATTGACAAGGCCAGAAGATTGCCGCTTTTGTCTTCTGCTGCCTTGGTCAGGGCTTGCAGCTTTTGCTCTACGTCAGCGGTATTACGCTCATGCTTCAAGACAGACAGGCGTTCTAGTTGACAGGCCCGTACGGCGGCGTTGTCAATTTTCAGAACCTCGGTTGTTTCGTCATGAAGAGGACGGAAGCGGTTAACGCCAATAACAGGCTGTATGCCGGAGTCAATGCGAGCTTGGGTCCGGGCTGCGGCTTCTTCGATACGCATTTTGGGCAGGCCCGTTGCAATGGCTTTTGCCATGCCGCCTTCGCGTTCAATTTCCTCTATGTGTTCCCGTGCACGCCGGGCTAGGTCGTGTGTCAGGCGTTCCAGATAGAAGCTGCCTCCCCATGGGTCGATGGTTCGGGTTATTCCGGTTTCCTGTTGCAGGAACAGCTGAGTGTTACGTGCAATGCGGGCCGAGTTTTCTGTTGGCAAAGCCAAGGCTTCGTCAAAGGCATTTGTGTGCAGGGATTGTATTTGTCCGTGTGTTGCGGCCAAGGCCTCTATGCATGTGCGTACGATATTGTTACTGACATCACGAGCCGTCAGCGACCAGCCGGATGTCTGACAGTGCGCGCGCAGGATGCGTGATTTGTCCAGACGGGGATTGAACGGTTCCAGCAAGGAAGACCATAGCATGCGCGCCGCCCGCATTTTGGCTATTTCCATGGCAAAGTTCATGCCTGTTGCCCAGAAGAAGGACAGGCGCGGGGCAAATTGATCAATATCCAGCCCTGCAGCCAGCCCTGCACGGACATATTCGATGCCATTGGCCAGTGTGTAGGCCAGTTCCAGGTCTGCTGTCGCCCCGGCCTCGTGCATGTGGTAG comes from Haematospirillum jordaniae and encodes:
- the scpA gene encoding methylmalonyl-CoA mutase: MSSIPDFSTLPLYEDGSLPGHAQNGNIETWAEHFVHEAGCQPDQAVWKTAEGIPVKPLYTSCDTEGLPCIDSLPGFPPFVRGPYLTMYVQQPWTIRQYAGFSTAEESNAFYRRNLAAGQKGLSVAFDLPTHRGYDSDHPRAGGDVGMAGVAIDSVLDMRILFSGIPLDKVSVSMTMNGAVLPIMALYIVAAEEQCVQPRHLSGTIQNDILKEFLVRNTYIYPPEPSMRIVSDILAYTAEHMPKFNAISVSGYHMHEAGATADLELAYTLANGIEYVRAGLAAGLDIDQFAPRLSFFWATGMNFAMEIAKMRAARMLWSSLLEPFNPRLDKSRILRAHCQTSGWSLTARDVSNNIVRTCIEALAATHGQIQSLHTNAFDEALALPTENSARIARNTQLFLQQETGITRTIDPWGGSFYLERLTHDLARRAREHIEEIEREGGMAKAIATGLPKMRIEEAAARTQARIDSGIQPVIGVNRFRPLHDETTEVLKIDNAAVRACQLERLSVLKHERNTADVEQKLQALTKAAEDKSGNLLALSIEAVRAKATVGEISAALEKVYGRYQGSARVVSGIYSREISGMDTVFEQVQQQVEHFAALDGRRPRILIAKMGQDGHDRGQKVIATAFADLGFDVDIGPLFQMPSETARQAVENDVHMIGVSSLAAGHLTLVPALKHELEKLGRGDILILVGGVIPPQDFDALYKAGAAAIFPPGTQISKAASTILDALNTQRGYDRKP